A segment of the Phycisphaeraceae bacterium genome:
ATCGCGACCGTTCCTTGCATCACTGTTCATGATCTCTGCACTCTCTCTCGCAGGGATTCCAGTCCTCTCGGGATTCTGGGCCAAACTCATTCTCGTCCGTAGCGGACTAGAGGCTCAGTCATACATGATCGTGATTGTCTCGCTTTGCGTCAGCATCCTCACGTTGTACTCGATGACCAAGATCTGGATCAGCGCGTTCTGGGGCGAGCCAGACCCTGTGGATCGCCTCGACCCCAGCTCCTGCCCGCGCTCCCGTCAGTTCTGCCTCATCGTGCCGATCATTGCCCTGTGTATCTGCACGACAGTCATCGGCATCTTCGCAGAGCCCTTCTCGGCTCTCGCAGTGCAGGCTGCCGAACAGCTCCTGTCTCCAGATGCGTACATCAATGCTGTGCTCGATGGCGCCCGCTCGCTCTCGGAGGCCGCGCCATGATGCTCGCAGCGAACATTCTGCTTGCCATCGTCTGGGCGGTGCTCATCGGGCCCTTCTCACTGGCGAACCTTCTGGTTGGGTTTGTCGCTGGGTTGGCGGGGCTTGCGATGTGCTCGCGAAGTGGGCGCGCGTACGCCCGTCGATTCTGGGGCATCACCGCCTTGCTCGCTTTTCTTGCCATGGAACTTGTGATTGCCAACATTCGCGTGGCGTACTACACCGTATCGCGACTCGACCGCCTGCATCCTGCGGTGCTGGCGGTTCCGCTTGAAGAACTCAGCGATATCGAGATCACCCTTCTAGCCATTCTCGTGACGCTCACGCCTGGCACACTGACACTCGACCTCTCGCCGGATCACCGCATCATGTACATCCACTTCATGCATGTCGAGGACGAGAAGCGAGCGATCAACGAAGTCAAGTCCGGCTTTGAGCGGCGCATCATGGAGGCTCTGCGATGATTCCCGCTGCCGGCGATCCTCAACACTGGATCTTTCTGCTCTTTGGCGCGATCATGGGCATTGCCATCATGGCCGCAACATGGAGGCTCATCATTGGGCCCTCGCTTCCCGATCGCGTTGTCGCGCTCGATCTCATCGGGTTTCTCGTTGTCGCCATCATTTGCGTTTACGCCATGGTCGCGCAGCAGCCGGCCGCCATCAGCGTCGCGCTCATTGCCGCTTTGGTCCTTTTTCTCGGCACGGCTGCGTTCGCCGTCTATCTCGATCGAAAGGGACAGCGATGACCGCGCGCGAGATCATCGTGGTCTGTCTGGTCATGCTCGGAGCCTTATTTTCCGTGTTGGCATCCGTCGGACTCCTCCGCATGCCCGATGTCTTCACCCGCATGCAGTCGGCGACCAAGGCCGGAACACTCGGCGTCGCCTGTACCGCTGCCGCTGCCGCAATCCACTTCGGACGTACGTTTACCGCCATCGAAGCCGTCATGGTTGTCTTCTTCTTCTTTCTCACCGCGCCGGTTGCTTCGCACCTCGTGGCTCGTGTTGCGTATACCTCAGGCTCCACCCTCTGGAAGCGCACCATCCGCGATGATTACGCCAAAGACCGCGCCAAGCGTACTCAGGATGTCGCCCGATCTACAGCCGATTCCCCGCCAGCGCCTTCGCCTCCGACCATATCCGAGTAACTTCGACTGATTCCTTCTCCGATCGCTGGCAAGAGTGCCTGCTTCAGCTCTGCAACTCGCGCATGACAACGCGCCACGTTCTGCCGAGGCGTGACAATCGCTTCGAACTCCAGGAACGAACCGAGGCCAACCACTTCGTCCAGGTGTACGCGCACCGAGTCGAACATCCACAATTCCCTGATCTTTTCGACCACAGCCATCACGGGAAGAACTGACGTTCCATATCGGGCCAGAGCGTCGGTCTCGGACAGAATCGCATATCGACTGATCCGCGATTGCGCGATATCCGCCCTCTCGTATCGAATGTACTCAACTGGCTCGGGGCGGCCGTTCACCTTGGCTTCGCGCCTCTTCAGGCGGCAGTCCGCTACGCGAAAGTATGTATCGCGCTGCTCGATGCGTGCTATGTGTGCCGCCCCCAGCCTGCGCAGGATCGCCGTTGCCAGCGCCGTGTCGCGCAACTCGCACTTGTATTCAACGTTCTGCATCGGGCAATTCCTTCGTCGGCGATTCTTGGCGCAGCGCATCGAGCAACTGCGACTCATCCCACACCGCAACTCCCAATGCCCGGGCCGTCGCCAGCTTCGAGCCCGCAGCCTCACCCGCGATCACAAGATCCGTCTTTTTCGAAACCGAACCGCTTACCTTGGCCCCGAGTGTTTCGAGCAGATCCTTCAGCGTTGCGCGTTCAAAATGTTCTAGCGTTCCAGTGAGCACGATCGTCTTGCCCGCGAAGACACCGGTCATGCTTCCGCGCTGAGCACTCGGTCCATGGTCCAGCGACTCGAGCACGACACCGACCCTCTTCAGATCGGCAAAGGTCTGCTGACCAACCTTCGAGTGCAGGAAAGCATGCACCGCCTGTGCGGTATCCTCGCCAAGCCCAGTCTCGTACACCTCTTCAAGTTCGGCCTCGCTTCCGGTCAGTGCTGCGCGTCGAACCTTGCTCATGCGGTTGACAGCCATGGGCATCAACTTCCATATTGGAGCCGCAAGCAGGTCATCCACGCTCGCGAACGCACGCGCCAGCGCCTTTGCCGTCGTAGTACCCACATGCCGAATCCCCATGCCTGCGAGCACACGCGCCATGCCACGCCCCTTGGCATCTTCGATTCCCGCGAGCAGATTCTCCAGCTTCTTCTCTCCCATCCGTTCCAGTTCGAGAAGTTTCGTTTCATGCTCCTTGAGTCGGAAAATGTCGGCAAAGTGATCCAGCGGCACGCCACCAGCGCGAATCTGATCGATCGTCTGCTCGCCCAGTCCTTCGATGTCCATTTGCCCGCGCGCTGCAAACCAGATCAGTCGTTCGCGCACTTGTGCCGGGCATTCCGGGTTCAGGCAGCGCCGCGATGTTTCGAGCAGTGGGTTCCCGCCTTGTTCTTCATCTGCTTCAATCGGCTCGATCTCGATCGGTCCGCCGCACGCCGGGCAACTCGATGGCGCAGACACCTTTTGCGCACCTTTGGGCCTCTTCTCTCCAATCACCGACACCACATACGGAATAATTTCGCCAGCCTTTTCAACCTCGATCGTGTCGCCGATATGAAGATCTTTCTGCCGCACGATCCCATAGTTGTGCAGCGTCGCGTGCCGCACCACTGTTCCCGCCAGTGGCACCGGCTCCATCACCGCCCGAGGCGTGATCTTCCCGCTCTTTCCCACCTGATGCTCGACACGCACCAGCACGGTCGTCTTACGCTCGGCTGGATACTTGTACGCAATCACCCACCGGGGGCTCTTGCTGGTCGTTCCAAGCTGCTCCTGCTGCGCGAACGCATCCACACGCACCACCATCCCATCGGTCTCGAACTCCATCTCGTGCCGGTGCGGATTAAAGCGCTCTATGGCACTTGCGATCTCCTCAGCCGTGCCGCATTGCGCCCAAATCGAGTTGGTCGGCACACCCAGCACAGCAAACTTTGCCAGCAGTTCCGAGTGCGACCGAGCAAAGTCATCATCCGATATCATCCCTCGCCCATGAGCCCGGAATCCGAGTCGCCTCCCCGCGATCGCCACCGGGTCGAGTTGCTTGATCGTTCCGGCGCACGCGTTGCGAGGGTTGGCAAATGGTTCAAGATCCTTGGCCTCACGTTCGGCGTTGATCCGCTCAAACTCCTTGATCGGCAAATACACCTCGCCACGAATTTCCAGTACGTCGGGCACATCAATGCCAGCGCCCTCGAGTCGGAGCGGAATCGCCCGGATTGTTCGCGCCGCGTGGGTCACATCATCACCCTGAACGCCATCGCCGCGCGTCAGCGCATACACCAGCGATCCCTGCTCATAGCGCAGCGAAATGGCCACGCCATCGATCTTCGCATCGCACACATACACAGGCTTCGAAAACAGCGACCCGTCCAGCAGCCGCTCAACCCTCGCCGTCCACGCCGCGATTTCGCCAGAGTCATACGAGTTGTCGATCGATCGCATCGGCAGGGTGTGCGCCCGCTGCACGAATCCTGCGATTGGTTCGCCGCCTACGCGTTGTGTTGGGCTGTCATCATCGGCCAGTTCCGGGTGCGCCGATTCCAACTTCGCCAGTTCTTCAAGCAGTTCGTCATACTCGCGATCCGACATGATCGGCCTGGCGTCAACGTAGTACGCCCGGTTTGCCTGATTGAGCCGCTCACGCAGCACCTCGATTCGCTCTGTCGCATCTCGCATCGCCGCACCTCGGCATCATCGTACTGCGCCACCACCCTCCCGGGGAGGGATATCATCGACCGCATGCCCGCGACCATCATTGACGGAAAGACTCTCGCCGAGCAGGCACACCGCGACCTCGCTGCGCGAGTCCAGAAACTGCTCGAACGCGGCAAGTCCGTACGCCTCGACGCTGTGCTCGTCGAATCCGGCGACAACGGCGCTCGCATTTATGCCGACAACCAAGCCCGCACATGCCAGCAGCTTGGTATCGATTACGAACTCCATCTGCTTCCTCAAGCCTCGACCCTGCACGACATCAAGCGTAAAATCTCGGCCTTGAGCATTGATTCTCAGGTGCACGCCATCATGATGCACCTCCCCGTCCCCGAAGGCATCGACCCCTACGACATTCAGCAGGCCATCGCACCCGAGAAGGACGTTGAAGGCGTCAACCCCGCGAACATCGGCAACGTCGTGTACGGCCGATCCCTCTGGGCACCCTGCACAGCCCTCTCAGCACTTCGACTCATCGAATCTACAGGCATCGACCTTCAAGGCCGCCGCGCCGTGGTCGTGGGCGCTTCAAACCATGTCGGCAAACCAATCGCCGTCCTGCTCATGCGCCGCGAGGCCACCGTCATCAGTTGCAACAAATGGACCCAGGGGCTTGCCGATATCACCCGTTCGGCCGATGTGCTTGTCGCCGCAGCCGGTGTTCCTGCCCTCATTACCCACGATATGGTCCGCCCAGGGGCCATTGTCGTCGATGTCGGCGTCAATCGCATCATCACGCCCGATGGTCGCCGAAAAACTGTCGGCGATGTCGATTTCGACCGCGTCGCTCCAGTCGCAGGCTTCATCAGCCCCGTCCCCGGCGGCGTCGGTCCAATGACCGTCACAGTCCTGCTTTCCAACGTAGTCGAGGCCGCCGAGCGGGCCTTCCGTGAACACCTGACGTCCCCCTCCGACTCACCGACAAACCCGCCCGCGCATTGACACCGCCCGCTGGGTCCGCTTGAATACCGCGTAGCCAGACCTCGCGGAGTGAGCATCATGATCCACGGATTGACCTTCGGCCTCTTTCAGTCCATCGGCCCGATGGAGTATCTCATCATCGGCGTTGTGCTTCTCCTGCTCTTCGGCCGACGCCTCCCGGAAGTCGGGCGAAGCCTCGGCAAGGGGCTCGTCGAGTTCAAGAAGGGGCTCAAAGATGTGGATGACGAGGTCCGCAAAGATGACCCCGCGTCCGCACGCAACCAGTATTCCTCAGCCCGACCGCCCCTGGGGCCATCAGGCGAAGAACGCCGCGTCAGCCAGGCCGAAGAAATGCGTTCCTCGACTGAACCCGCGCCTTGATTCCCTTGACTGAATCGAGGCTGCAACTCGACCCCAAACGCCTTCCCGGCGTACCATCACGCCACCTCAAGGCGAGGTAGCTCAGCTGGCTAGAGCGGAGGATTCATAACCCTCAGGTCGGGAGTTCAAGTCTCCCCCTCGCCATTTCGTATTCTGTTCGTATGAGAACTTCATCGGCCCGCATCGATTTCGCCGAAACAAACGAACAGCAACCGGGGCACGTGCAATCCCGCCTTTGATTCCTCGTTGTGCCGCTCAGGCCCGCAGCCTCGTGGGCAACCCGGAGACCTCGGACCATTGGAGATTCACCCGTGAGTGCAAAAATCGTCGTCGGAACCGTTGCTGGGCTTTCTCTACTTGCTGGTGGTGCCGTCATGATGGCTCGCATGGGTGCAACCGCTCCCGAGGCCGAGCTGGCCCAGCCGATCGAGTCGTCCGCACGCAAGCCTCTGCTCATTGTCGATGACTCATTGCCCCCGGCCATGACCATCAACGAAACGCCCGACCAGCCCGAAGCCCGTCGCGGCGACCGCGGCATCGACGCCCGAGGCTTCCAGCGCGAGGGCGGACAATGGGGCGGCCAGGCCAACTTCGACCCCGAGCAGATGCGCGCCCAGATGCTCGAACGTTTCGATAAGAACGGCGACGGCGAACTCGACGAAGATGAACGCCGCGAGATGCGCGAAGCCATGCGCGCCGAACGTGAAGCCATGCGTGATCGCTGGCTGCTCGACCGCTACGACAAGGACGGCGACGGCGTCCTGAGTGATGAAGAACGCGCACTGGCCGAAGCCGAGCGTGAAGAAGGTCGCGAGCGCATGCGGGCGCTCGAAGCCGATCGTCAGGCAGCACTGCTCGCCGCATTCGATGCCGATGGCGATGGTGTCCTGAGTGAGGCCGAATCTCGCGCAGCGAGGCAGGCACACCGTGAGTGGGGTGAGCAGATGCGAGCCGACATGATGGCACGCTACGAAACCGACGAGAACGGCCGATTCACGCCCGATGCAATGGCCAAACTCCGTGAAAACATGCGCGACGTCATGTCCGACTTCCGCTTCGTCAGCCAGTTTGACGCCAATGGCGACGGGTTCGTCACAGCCGCCGATATGCCTTCGTTCCTCGACGCTTTCTACAATCAGGACCGCAAAGCCGACATCAATAACGACGGCTTCATCGACGAGATCGATCTCGCCGAGTTCCAGCAGCGCGTCCAGACCGGGCAATCCGCAGAATACGTTGACATGATGCAGCGGCTCCAATCCGCACCCGCAGGCATGATGCCAGGCCCCGGTGCCATGGGCATGCTCTTCGGCGGCGGAATGATGGGCCCCGGCGGCGGCGGAGAAGGCGGCCGACCCAACATCGAGTTCATGAATCGAGGTCAGAACCAAAACGCCGGCGGCCGCGGCGGCGACCGTCCACGCGGTGATCGCCAGGGCGGCAATCGCCAAGGCGACGGCGGCGGAAACTGAAGCATCTCAGCCTCATCTTCACCCATCTGCCTCACGAGTTCTTCACACGCCGCCGGGTCTTGCCCGACGGTTTTTCTTGCCTCGCACCCGCCCAGGCACTTCGCTCCTCAATCTCCGCCTGTTCCGCTGGACACACACCCGTTCAGCGCGCTACGCTCACCCCAGGATCAGGGCGCATAGCTCAGTTGGCTAGAGCGCTGCCGTCACATGGCAGAGGTCACAGGTTCGAGTCCTGTTGCGCCTATTTCTTTATAACTGGCCACCCAAGGCCTCGATGCTGTTGACCAGCAAACCTTGGACAAGCGTCAGGTCATCGCAAACTCAAAGACTCCCAGTGCTCGCTCTCAGCCCTTGAGCGACGCCATATCGATCACAAACC
Coding sequences within it:
- a CDS encoding Na+/H+ antiporter subunit E; its protein translation is MMLAANILLAIVWAVLIGPFSLANLLVGFVAGLAGLAMCSRSGRAYARRFWGITALLAFLAMELVIANIRVAYYTVSRLDRLHPAVLAVPLEELSDIEITLLAILVTLTPGTLTLDLSPDHRIMYIHFMHVEDEKRAINEVKSGFERRIMEALR
- the mnhG gene encoding monovalent cation/H(+) antiporter subunit G; the protein is MTAREIIVVCLVMLGALFSVLASVGLLRMPDVFTRMQSATKAGTLGVACTAAAAAIHFGRTFTAIEAVMVVFFFFLTAPVASHLVARVAYTSGSTLWKRTIRDDYAKDRAKRTQDVARSTADSPPAPSPPTISE
- a CDS encoding class IV adenylate cyclase — protein: MQNVEYKCELRDTALATAILRRLGAAHIARIEQRDTYFRVADCRLKRREAKVNGRPEPVEYIRYERADIAQSRISRYAILSETDALARYGTSVLPVMAVVEKIRELWMFDSVRVHLDEVVGLGSFLEFEAIVTPRQNVARCHARVAELKQALLPAIGEGISRSYSDMVGGEGAGGESAVDRATS
- the ligA gene encoding NAD-dependent DNA ligase LigA — translated: MRDATERIEVLRERLNQANRAYYVDARPIMSDREYDELLEELAKLESAHPELADDDSPTQRVGGEPIAGFVQRAHTLPMRSIDNSYDSGEIAAWTARVERLLDGSLFSKPVYVCDAKIDGVAISLRYEQGSLVYALTRGDGVQGDDVTHAARTIRAIPLRLEGAGIDVPDVLEIRGEVYLPIKEFERINAEREAKDLEPFANPRNACAGTIKQLDPVAIAGRRLGFRAHGRGMISDDDFARSHSELLAKFAVLGVPTNSIWAQCGTAEEIASAIERFNPHRHEMEFETDGMVVRVDAFAQQEQLGTTSKSPRWVIAYKYPAERKTTVLVRVEHQVGKSGKITPRAVMEPVPLAGTVVRHATLHNYGIVRQKDLHIGDTIEVEKAGEIIPYVVSVIGEKRPKGAQKVSAPSSCPACGGPIEIEPIEADEEQGGNPLLETSRRCLNPECPAQVRERLIWFAARGQMDIEGLGEQTIDQIRAGGVPLDHFADIFRLKEHETKLLELERMGEKKLENLLAGIEDAKGRGMARVLAGMGIRHVGTTTAKALARAFASVDDLLAAPIWKLMPMAVNRMSKVRRAALTGSEAELEEVYETGLGEDTAQAVHAFLHSKVGQQTFADLKRVGVVLESLDHGPSAQRGSMTGVFAGKTIVLTGTLEHFERATLKDLLETLGAKVSGSVSKKTDLVIAGEAAGSKLATARALGVAVWDESQLLDALRQESPTKELPDAER
- a CDS encoding bifunctional 5,10-methylenetetrahydrofolate dehydrogenase/5,10-methenyltetrahydrofolate cyclohydrolase, producing the protein MPATIIDGKTLAEQAHRDLAARVQKLLERGKSVRLDAVLVESGDNGARIYADNQARTCQQLGIDYELHLLPQASTLHDIKRKISALSIDSQVHAIMMHLPVPEGIDPYDIQQAIAPEKDVEGVNPANIGNVVYGRSLWAPCTALSALRLIESTGIDLQGRRAVVVGASNHVGKPIAVLLMRREATVISCNKWTQGLADITRSADVLVAAAGVPALITHDMVRPGAIVVDVGVNRIITPDGRRKTVGDVDFDRVAPVAGFISPVPGGVGPMTVTVLLSNVVEAAERAFREHLTSPSDSPTNPPAH
- a CDS encoding twin-arginine translocase TatA/TatE family subunit encodes the protein MIHGLTFGLFQSIGPMEYLIIGVVLLLLFGRRLPEVGRSLGKGLVEFKKGLKDVDDEVRKDDPASARNQYSSARPPLGPSGEERRVSQAEEMRSSTEPAP